A part of Chitinimonas koreensis genomic DNA contains:
- a CDS encoding peroxiredoxin gives MTLRLGDIAPDFTQESTEGPIHFHQWAGSNWVVLFSHPADFTPVCTTELGYTAKLKDQFARRNVKALAVSVDPLDSHQRWVADIEETQDVKLNFPILADPDRKVATLYDMIHPNALANLTVRTVFVIDPDKKVRLTLTYPASTGRNFHEILRVIDSLQLTDEHKVATPANWQDGDEVVIVPSLTDADEIARRFPKGYRAVRPYLRLTPQPNR, from the coding sequence ATGACCCTGCGACTCGGCGACATCGCCCCCGACTTCACCCAGGAATCCACCGAAGGCCCGATCCATTTCCACCAGTGGGCCGGTTCGAACTGGGTGGTGCTGTTCTCGCACCCGGCCGACTTCACGCCGGTGTGCACCACCGAGCTCGGCTACACCGCCAAGCTCAAGGACCAGTTCGCCCGGCGCAACGTCAAGGCGCTGGCGGTGTCGGTCGACCCGCTCGACTCGCACCAGCGCTGGGTGGCCGACATCGAGGAGACCCAGGACGTGAAGCTGAACTTCCCGATCCTGGCCGACCCGGACCGCAAGGTCGCCACGCTGTACGACATGATCCACCCGAACGCGCTGGCCAACCTGACGGTGCGCACCGTGTTCGTGATCGACCCGGACAAGAAGGTGCGCCTGACGCTGACCTACCCGGCCAGCACCGGCCGCAACTTCCACGAGATCCTGCGCGTGATCGACTCGCTGCAGCTGACCGACGAGCACAAGGTCGCCACGCCGGCCAACTGGCAGGACGGCGACGAGGTGGTGATCGTGCCGAGCCTGACCGACGCCGACGAGATCGCGCGCCGCTTCCCCAAGGGTTACCGGGCCGTGCGGCCCTATCTGCGGCTGACGCCGCAACCGAATCGCTAG
- a CDS encoding OmpA family protein, with translation MTHILKPKQGVCLALIATLFAAGCASDGQPMTNTQKGALIGVLGGAVAGAAIGHKNRGKGALIGAVGGGLAGAGVGAYMDKQAQDLQKVLAPEVQAGNIDIAKLSDHTIKVTMTAATAFDSASSEIKPGFYGTMDKIAKVVTTYNKTALTIVGHTDAQGSEAYNQTLSEKRAESVAGYFRTRGVADARLDAQGHGKREPIASNDTEAGRAQNRRVELYVMPVVAN, from the coding sequence ATGACCCATATCCTCAAGCCCAAGCAGGGCGTCTGCCTCGCCCTGATCGCCACCCTGTTCGCCGCCGGCTGCGCCAGCGACGGCCAGCCGATGACCAACACCCAGAAAGGCGCGCTGATCGGCGTGCTCGGCGGCGCGGTGGCCGGCGCCGCCATCGGCCACAAGAACCGCGGCAAGGGCGCGCTGATCGGCGCGGTCGGCGGCGGCCTGGCCGGCGCCGGCGTCGGCGCCTACATGGACAAGCAGGCGCAGGATCTGCAGAAGGTGCTGGCGCCCGAGGTACAGGCCGGCAACATCGACATCGCCAAGCTGTCCGACCACACCATCAAGGTGACCATGACCGCCGCGACCGCCTTCGACTCCGCCTCGAGCGAGATCAAGCCTGGCTTCTACGGCACCATGGACAAGATCGCCAAGGTGGTGACCACCTACAACAAGACCGCGCTCACCATCGTCGGCCACACCGACGCCCAGGGCAGCGAGGCCTACAACCAGACGCTGTCGGAAAAGCGCGCCGAATCGGTGGCCGGCTACTTCCGCACCCGCGGCGTGGCCGACGCCCGCCTCGACGCCCAGGGTCACGGCAAGCGCGAACCGATCGCCAGCAACGACACCGAAGCGGGCCGCGCGCAGAACCGCCGGGTCGAGCTTTACGTGATGCCGGTGGTGGCGAACTGA
- a CDS encoding efflux RND transporter periplasmic adaptor subunit: protein MSRRIAFWLVGAGVVALVAYAALKPAGGQAAAGQGDRPQLVVTALSRAQDVPLQLEAQGTVTALNSVELRPQVASTVRQVHIREGQEVRAGQPLFTLDDRADSARVAQGGAELAQTRAQLADAERNLARSKALQAQGFVSQSAVDTAQSNYDALKAGLAAKGAELAGARVSQGYQRIAAPFAGRVGAIDVHPGSLVQPGMTAPLLTLTQLDPIGVGFTLPEAELNRLLANQAAGPVAARVQLADGRTLEGKLTFIDNAVDSASGSIRLKAEFANPDRKLWPGAFTRISIDLGTEKQAVVLPVGAVQTGPEGQFVYLVDAGQAVRPQPVKLARIVTVEGSQYAVVTGLPAGQRVVAEGGQNLRPGSKVHEGKPGGKAADKPAG, encoded by the coding sequence ATGTCCCGCCGTATCGCATTCTGGCTGGTGGGGGCCGGAGTCGTGGCCCTGGTCGCCTATGCCGCATTGAAACCCGCCGGCGGCCAGGCCGCGGCTGGCCAGGGCGACCGGCCGCAGCTGGTCGTCACCGCGCTGAGCCGCGCCCAGGACGTGCCGCTGCAGCTCGAGGCGCAAGGCACCGTCACCGCCCTCAACAGCGTCGAATTACGGCCGCAGGTGGCCAGCACGGTGCGCCAGGTGCATATCCGCGAGGGCCAGGAGGTGCGCGCCGGCCAGCCGCTGTTCACGCTCGACGACCGGGCCGACAGCGCGCGGGTGGCGCAGGGCGGCGCCGAGCTGGCCCAGACGCGCGCCCAGCTCGCCGATGCCGAGCGCAACCTGGCGCGCAGCAAGGCGCTGCAGGCGCAGGGCTTCGTCTCGCAAAGCGCGGTCGACACCGCCCAGTCCAACTACGACGCGCTCAAGGCCGGCCTCGCCGCCAAGGGCGCCGAACTGGCCGGCGCCCGCGTCAGCCAGGGCTACCAGCGCATCGCCGCGCCGTTCGCCGGCCGCGTCGGCGCGATCGACGTCCACCCGGGCTCGCTGGTGCAGCCGGGCATGACCGCGCCGCTGCTGACGCTCACCCAGCTCGACCCGATCGGCGTCGGCTTCACCCTGCCCGAGGCCGAACTGAACCGGCTGCTGGCCAACCAGGCCGCCGGCCCGGTGGCCGCCCGCGTGCAACTAGCCGACGGCCGCACGCTCGAGGGCAAGCTCACCTTCATCGACAACGCGGTCGACAGCGCCAGCGGCAGCATCCGGCTCAAGGCCGAGTTCGCCAATCCCGACCGCAAGCTGTGGCCCGGCGCCTTCACCCGCATCTCGATCGACCTCGGCACCGAGAAGCAGGCCGTGGTGCTGCCGGTCGGCGCGGTGCAGACCGGGCCCGAGGGCCAGTTCGTCTACCTGGTCGACGCCGGCCAGGCGGTCCGGCCGCAGCCGGTCAAGCTGGCCCGCATCGTCACCGTCGAGGGCAGCCAGTACGCGGTGGTGACCGGCCTCCCGGCCGGCCAGCGGGTGGTCGCCGAAGGCGGCCAGAACCTGCGCCCGGGCAGCAAGGTCCACGAAGGCAAGCCGGGCGGAAAGGCCGCCGACAAGCCGGCTGGCTGA